A part of Criblamydia sequanensis CRIB-18 genomic DNA contains:
- a CDS encoding YjbH domain-containing protein — MTDNRSIKFIFCFLILVSTFSFCRADLERRNLFDDLTIVESINKRLCYRVPLHYNHLLMGGYINMPSARIGNEGELGAGFAYVSPYHIYSARCELNYWLEVSLNYRVFKGVDDPVLTPFGFGDMSDKGANIKLAILHPEDSDYVLPGIAVGLEDFLGTKSFEASYVALTKVFAKEAMELTLGYGGKRIRGFFGGFSWMPFKNYEESWIYPLFLVAEYDATPYKDKNIEPHPDGREKKSAINLGLKWRVFDTFDLSASYIRGCAFAFSLSTFYNFGMTKGFVPKVEDPLPYRAPVVHEPISQLRPEEAFSQELAYVLKSQGFMLLKVSLTQEPLGLATLRIHAENLAYSEEEEVRRRISYIMASLVPDGIQAITVVIEGDGFEAQEYHFLSAWLKAFQLGGMGFYELKIHSPLLDYKALPPYAETVIFKANRPAISFFVLPDFHSFFGSAKGKFKYAFGAAPGIEGYLSNAIYYTARVGFLFVSDIDNLKDVDRLNPSQLLNVRSDIINYYKQRGLTFQELYFRKIWNLGNAFFSKLSWGWLERMYGGVAGEILYYPVNSCFALGIEGAVVKKRTTTGFGFEKKIRRLRGFTPTYVNFIGNQAFFNLYYDWKGPDLEFRIKVGQFLARDFGVRYEVSRYFESGLRVTFWYTRTNGHDEINGSTYYDKGAMISMPLDIFYTQSSRKRFYYGMSAWLRDVGQFANTGGNLYDLINDLREY, encoded by the coding sequence ATGACAGATAACCGAAGCATAAAATTCATTTTCTGCTTTTTAATTTTAGTCTCTACTTTCTCTTTCTGTAGAGCTGATTTGGAAAGACGAAACTTATTTGATGACTTAACTATAGTTGAGAGCATTAATAAGAGATTATGCTACCGAGTCCCTTTGCACTATAACCATCTTCTGATGGGAGGCTATATCAATATGCCTTCCGCTCGTATAGGGAATGAAGGGGAGCTTGGCGCAGGGTTTGCTTACGTTTCTCCCTATCATATCTATAGCGCTCGCTGCGAATTAAATTACTGGCTTGAAGTTTCTTTAAACTACCGCGTTTTTAAAGGCGTCGATGACCCCGTCCTAACCCCCTTTGGCTTTGGGGATATGTCAGACAAAGGGGCAAATATTAAACTTGCCATTTTGCATCCTGAAGACTCTGATTATGTCCTTCCCGGAATCGCCGTCGGGCTTGAAGACTTTCTTGGCACTAAAAGCTTTGAAGCAAGCTATGTCGCTTTAACAAAAGTATTTGCCAAAGAAGCGATGGAATTGACGCTCGGGTATGGCGGAAAAAGAATAAGAGGTTTTTTTGGCGGTTTTTCCTGGATGCCCTTTAAAAATTATGAGGAATCCTGGATTTATCCGCTCTTTCTTGTAGCCGAGTATGACGCCACACCCTATAAAGACAAAAATATAGAGCCTCACCCCGATGGCAGAGAGAAAAAAAGCGCGATCAATTTAGGGCTTAAATGGCGCGTTTTTGATACTTTTGACCTTTCAGCAAGCTACATTCGCGGCTGCGCTTTTGCTTTTAGCTTATCCACTTTTTATAATTTCGGAATGACGAAAGGCTTTGTGCCGAAAGTGGAAGACCCTCTTCCTTATAGAGCGCCTGTTGTTCATGAACCCATCTCGCAATTAAGACCGGAGGAAGCTTTTAGCCAAGAGCTTGCATATGTATTAAAGTCTCAAGGGTTTATGCTTTTAAAAGTTTCTCTTACACAAGAGCCGCTTGGCCTTGCCACTCTTCGAATTCATGCGGAAAATTTAGCTTATAGCGAGGAAGAGGAAGTAAGAAGGCGCATTTCCTATATTATGGCAAGCTTAGTGCCGGATGGCATCCAAGCCATTACAGTGGTTATAGAAGGCGATGGTTTTGAAGCTCAGGAATACCACTTTCTTTCAGCTTGGCTTAAAGCTTTTCAGTTAGGCGGCATGGGGTTTTACGAGCTTAAAATTCATTCCCCCCTTTTGGATTATAAAGCCCTTCCTCCTTATGCTGAAACTGTAATATTTAAGGCGAATAGGCCCGCCATTTCTTTTTTTGTGCTGCCGGATTTTCACTCCTTTTTTGGAAGCGCTAAAGGAAAATTTAAATATGCCTTTGGAGCAGCCCCCGGAATAGAGGGCTATCTTTCCAACGCTATTTACTATACAGCCCGGGTCGGCTTTCTTTTCGTTTCTGACATCGATAATTTAAAAGATGTCGATCGTTTAAACCCCTCTCAGCTATTAAACGTTCGAAGCGACATCATCAACTACTATAAGCAAAGAGGTTTAACTTTTCAGGAACTCTATTTTCGTAAAATCTGGAATTTGGGAAACGCTTTCTTTTCAAAATTATCTTGGGGTTGGCTTGAAAGAATGTATGGAGGGGTGGCAGGTGAAATTCTCTATTATCCGGTGAACAGCTGTTTTGCCTTAGGGATTGAGGGAGCGGTAGTCAAAAAAAGAACTACGACAGGGTTTGGATTTGAAAAAAAAATAAGGCGCTTAAGAGGTTTTACTCCGACCTACGTCAACTTTATAGGAAATCAAGCTTTTTTCAATCTATATTATGATTGGAAAGGCCCGGATCTTGAATTTAGGATTAAAGTCGGACAGTTTCTGGCAAGGGATTTTGGGGTTCGCTATGAAGTGTCGCGCTATTTTGAAAGCGGTTTAAGAGTAACTTTTTGGTATACAAGAACAAATGGCCATGATGAGATTAATGGGTCCACCTATTATGATAAAGGGGCGATGATTTCCATGCCTTTAGACATCTTCTACACGCAATCTTCAAGAAAACGCTTTTACTATGGAATGTCAGCCTGGTTAAGGGATGTCGGTCAATTTGCAAACACAGGCGGAAACCTATATGACCTCATTAATGACTTACGAGAGTATTAA